The following coding sequences are from one Streptomyces angustmyceticus window:
- a CDS encoding ATP-binding protein, protein MLSNIPEESTSFIGRRTELRRIDEELTVHRLITLTGPGGVGKTRIAMRAARAAAARFPDGVCWADLWPLHGAGRLVASVCDAVGLADHTARTPVAVLCEGLAGKRLLLVLDSCEHLVDACRDLLGDLLTAAPGVTVLVTSRQPLGLVGEWTTEIGPLPCTGGNDALALFTERARTAAPGLPLTAAPHAAAAAAICRRLEGIPLALELAGAQLAHTSVERIAERLSSRFDVLDGDGPGHPPRHRTLRCAIGWSHELCAPLERLLWARLSVFRGTFDEESAGAVCAGGPLTAQGVRRTLDALAAKSVLTREGPRYRMLDTLREYGRMWLAELGETRTLADRHAAHFAAFGRRAERGWLGPEQVGWYGRVAEAHVDLCTALDHLLATDPERAQELGAAVGFFWSCCGHLHEAREYLARALAAHQAPGPARTGALWALGVAVLLQGDLALADSLGLECARAARALDDGEAVLQAGYLLGLTHLMAGRPLSAHTVAEEALGPPPPAPFGSPARLRCHLVQLFALTGLGRLAEARAEASALRRGCVQRGEHWARSYVDYQLSLISLLQGRPEESAGHARAMLAAKAGIGDKFGIALGLDLLAAAVAAQGHGAAAARVYGSGQALWRTVGHPQRGTPELRAVREECERRARAAIGDEAYADHFHRASEERPGASLARILAGDL, encoded by the coding sequence GTGTTGAGCAACATTCCCGAGGAGTCGACCAGCTTCATCGGCCGGCGAACCGAACTGCGCCGGATCGACGAGGAGTTGACGGTGCATCGGCTGATCACGCTGACCGGCCCCGGCGGTGTGGGCAAGACCCGGATCGCGATGCGGGCCGCACGCGCGGCGGCGGCACGGTTCCCCGACGGGGTCTGCTGGGCCGACCTGTGGCCCCTGCACGGCGCGGGACGGCTGGTGGCCAGTGTCTGCGACGCCGTCGGGCTGGCCGACCACACGGCGCGGACGCCGGTGGCGGTGCTGTGCGAAGGGCTCGCCGGCAAACGGCTGCTGCTGGTCCTGGACTCCTGCGAACACCTCGTCGACGCCTGCCGCGACCTGCTGGGGGACCTGCTGACCGCCGCCCCCGGCGTGACCGTGCTGGTCACCAGCAGACAGCCGCTGGGCCTCGTCGGCGAGTGGACCACCGAGATCGGCCCGCTGCCGTGCACCGGCGGCAACGACGCGCTGGCCCTGTTCACCGAACGGGCCAGGACCGCGGCCCCCGGCCTCCCCCTCACCGCCGCACCGCACGCGGCGGCGGCCGCCGCCATCTGCCGCCGCCTCGAAGGCATCCCCCTGGCGCTGGAGCTGGCCGGCGCGCAGCTGGCGCACACCTCCGTCGAGCGGATCGCCGAACGGCTCTCCTCCCGCTTCGACGTCCTCGACGGCGACGGCCCGGGACACCCGCCGCGGCACCGGACGCTGCGCTGCGCCATCGGCTGGAGCCATGAGCTGTGCGCCCCGCTGGAACGGCTGCTGTGGGCCCGGCTGTCCGTCTTCCGCGGCACCTTCGACGAGGAGTCCGCCGGCGCCGTGTGCGCGGGCGGCCCGCTCACCGCGCAGGGCGTGCGCCGCACCCTGGACGCCCTGGCCGCCAAGTCGGTGCTCACCCGCGAGGGCCCCCGCTACCGCATGCTCGACACCCTGCGCGAGTACGGCCGGATGTGGCTGGCCGAACTCGGCGAGACCAGGACGCTCGCGGACCGGCACGCCGCGCACTTCGCCGCCTTCGGCCGCCGCGCCGAACGGGGCTGGCTGGGCCCCGAACAGGTCGGCTGGTACGGCAGGGTCGCCGAGGCCCACGTCGACCTGTGCACCGCGCTGGACCACCTCCTGGCCACCGACCCGGAACGGGCCCAGGAACTCGGCGCCGCCGTCGGCTTCTTCTGGAGCTGCTGCGGACACCTCCACGAGGCCAGGGAGTACCTCGCCCGCGCCCTGGCCGCCCATCAGGCACCGGGCCCGGCACGCACCGGCGCGCTGTGGGCCCTCGGCGTCGCCGTGCTCCTCCAGGGCGACCTGGCCCTGGCCGACTCCCTGGGCCTGGAGTGCGCACGCGCCGCCCGCGCGCTGGACGACGGGGAGGCCGTGCTCCAGGCGGGCTACCTCCTCGGCCTCACCCACCTGATGGCCGGCCGCCCGCTGTCCGCGCACACCGTCGCCGAGGAGGCGCTCGGCCCCCCGCCGCCCGCCCCCTTCGGCTCTCCCGCCCGGCTGCGCTGCCACCTCGTCCAGCTCTTCGCGCTCACCGGCCTGGGCAGGCTCGCCGAGGCCCGCGCCGAGGCGAGCGCGCTGCGCCGGGGGTGTGTGCAGCGCGGCGAGCACTGGGCCCGCTCCTATGTCGACTACCAGCTCTCGCTGATCTCGCTGCTCCAGGGCCGGCCGGAGGAGTCGGCGGGCCACGCCCGCGCGATGCTCGCGGCCAAAGCGGGCATCGGCGACAAGTTCGGGATCGCGCTCGGCCTGGACCTGCTCGCGGCCGCGGTGGCGGCCCAGGGCCACGGCGCGGCCGCCGCCCGCGTCTACGGCAGCGGCCAGGCACTCTGGCGGACCGTCGGGCATCCGCAGCGCGGCACCCCGGAGCTGCGGGCGGTGCGCGAGGAGTGCGAGCGGCGGGCCCGCGCGGCGATCGGCGACGAGGCGTACGCGGACCACTTCCACCGGGCCAGCGAGGAGCGGCCGGGGGCCTCGCTGGCCCGGATCCTGGCGGGCGACCTGTGA
- a CDS encoding serine hydrolase domain-containing protein, giving the protein MTAEGPGPALGDRLADAVTLIDAPDVVLAVTRCGRRTVMTGGTALAPPTPRHALRYELGSLSKTFTVLLLAELAGAGVLSLDDRLADRLPRLPLPHPHSRRITLRHLATHTSGLPRIPADLIAGALVHPYANGYARYDTERLLRTFARTRPRHRPGTRWRYSNFGLALLGPALSGAAGAGYPALLTDRVLRPLGLTDTTLGPGTTGTDAIGHRTNGVTPVDSADMGAFTAAGSVRATPGDLLTYLEAHLSPGGTPLAGPLREVQVPLLRRGWRKRHTHTLTWYQHPAPRGPLLFHVGATFGQQAFLGFHPATRTGLAALATRRGRSCRMVTTAYELLYALAGDRAA; this is encoded by the coding sequence ATGACCGCCGAAGGCCCCGGACCGGCGCTCGGTGACCGCCTCGCGGACGCGGTCACCCTGATCGACGCGCCGGACGTCGTGCTGGCGGTCACCCGGTGCGGACGGCGGACCGTGATGACCGGTGGCACGGCGCTGGCTCCGCCCACCCCCCGCCATGCGCTGCGCTACGAACTGGGGTCGCTCTCCAAGACCTTCACCGTGCTGCTGCTCGCCGAACTGGCCGGCGCCGGGGTGCTGTCCCTGGACGACCGCCTCGCGGACCGGCTGCCGCGGCTGCCGCTGCCGCACCCGCACTCGCGCCGGATCACCCTGCGGCACCTGGCCACCCACACCTCCGGCCTGCCGCGGATCCCCGCCGACCTGATCGCCGGCGCGCTGGTGCACCCGTACGCCAACGGCTACGCCCGCTACGACACCGAGCGGCTGCTGCGCACCTTCGCCCGCACCCGGCCGCGGCACCGTCCCGGCACCCGCTGGCGGTACTCCAACTTCGGGCTGGCGCTGCTCGGCCCGGCCCTGTCCGGTGCAGCGGGTGCCGGTTACCCCGCCCTGCTCACCGACCGGGTGCTGCGCCCGCTCGGGCTGACGGACACCACGCTGGGCCCGGGCACCACCGGTACCGACGCCATCGGCCACCGTACGAACGGGGTGACGCCGGTGGACAGTGCGGACATGGGCGCCTTCACCGCCGCCGGGTCGGTCCGCGCCACCCCCGGCGACCTGCTCACGTACCTCGAAGCGCACCTCTCCCCCGGCGGCACCCCGCTGGCCGGGCCGCTGCGCGAGGTCCAGGTGCCGCTGCTGCGCCGCGGCTGGCGCAAGCGCCACACCCACACCCTGACCTGGTATCAGCATCCGGCCCCGCGAGGCCCGTTGCTCTTCCATGTCGGGGCGACCTTCGGCCAGCAGGCGTTCCTCGGCTTCCACCCGGCGACGCGGACCGGGCTGGCCGCCCTGGCCACCCGCCGCGGCCGCTCCTGCCGGATGGTCACCACCGCCTACGAGCTGCTGTACGCGCTGGCCGGCGACCGCGCCGCCTGA
- a CDS encoding DUF6895 family protein has translation MTVTAASPALLHGVGDRALTWLDDHREHFRLTPDDFATNGAVVERLKPIGELALNMRVLFREGVAGSRQKERAGKLLDFAWRELLDGGNVLARLQHDEPLSPVPLEVYATFHELGHRHPGLEAALEICRHTATWTALEMMPNRRLGVLNAERKLGLPPSGDFDRAVARTWLGQLPEPWTVQLHIAYDLTHTVFHLTNWGEAPERIPPAITDYLTRYLPAWTEDWADLEHWDLLGELLVVDACLPRPTLDADLWERYAAAQSPTGAMPIQRRMPQGDPARVFDLVHHPTLVAAFASAMATSRALSAVG, from the coding sequence GTGACCGTGACGGCCGCATCCCCCGCCCTGCTGCACGGTGTCGGCGACCGGGCCCTGACCTGGCTCGACGACCACCGCGAGCACTTCCGGCTGACCCCCGACGACTTCGCCACCAACGGCGCGGTCGTCGAACGGCTCAAGCCCATCGGGGAGCTGGCGCTCAACATGCGGGTGCTGTTCCGGGAGGGCGTGGCCGGCTCCCGGCAGAAGGAGCGGGCCGGGAAGCTGCTGGACTTCGCCTGGCGGGAGCTGCTGGACGGCGGCAACGTGCTGGCCCGGCTGCAGCACGACGAGCCGCTCTCCCCCGTGCCGCTGGAGGTCTACGCGACCTTCCACGAACTCGGCCACCGCCACCCGGGGCTGGAGGCCGCGCTGGAGATCTGCCGGCACACCGCCACCTGGACGGCGCTGGAGATGATGCCCAACCGGCGGCTCGGCGTGCTCAACGCGGAACGCAAGCTCGGCCTGCCGCCCAGCGGCGACTTCGACCGGGCCGTGGCGCGCACCTGGCTGGGGCAGCTGCCCGAACCGTGGACGGTGCAGCTGCACATCGCCTACGACCTCACCCACACCGTCTTCCACCTCACCAACTGGGGCGAGGCCCCCGAGCGCATCCCGCCGGCCATCACCGACTACCTCACGCGCTACCTGCCCGCCTGGACGGAGGACTGGGCGGACCTCGAACACTGGGACCTGCTCGGCGAACTCCTCGTCGTCGACGCCTGCCTGCCGCGGCCCACGCTGGACGCGGACCTGTGGGAGCGGTACGCGGCGGCCCAGTCGCCCACCGGCGCGATGCCCATCCAGCGCCGGATGCCGCAGGGCGACCCGGCGCGGGTCTTCGACCTGGTCCACCACCCCACCCTGGTCGCCGCGTTCGCCTCCGCGATGGCCACCTCCCGGGCCCTGTCCGCCGTCGGATGA
- a CDS encoding DUF6895 family protein produces MTGGRGDPGLLDSLVHGSLGWLEEARDFFRLPPDVTTDADPNLTLKPLGELAELTQLIGVLHPREEFRRTARGLFAFAWNETRDGELFAELIRGEPFATYPVELYGVFAQAGLRHAEADALVDTTTRLRGWRVAREDHTRTLGVLNAERRIGLRQHADFGAVLALTGLGGLPEPWALDRKAAYGVTHDVFHLTDWGRNRQRLSPELAGYLRLWLPSWLENWLEEQLWDLAGELLAVTACLPQAPYPARAWQRLAGARAADGSVPEIGAAPSSGDRAEAFTACYHSTLVTAFAATLARIASDEAEAGRPAGDTAMAGGRTPCESETAP; encoded by the coding sequence GTGACCGGGGGCCGGGGCGACCCCGGGCTGCTGGACTCGTTGGTCCACGGCAGCCTGGGGTGGCTGGAGGAGGCGCGCGACTTCTTCCGGCTGCCCCCGGACGTCACCACCGACGCCGACCCCAACCTGACCCTCAAACCGCTGGGCGAACTCGCCGAACTGACCCAGCTCATCGGGGTACTGCACCCGCGGGAGGAGTTCCGGCGGACCGCCCGCGGGCTGTTCGCGTTCGCCTGGAACGAGACCCGCGACGGCGAGCTGTTCGCCGAGCTGATCCGCGGCGAGCCGTTCGCCACCTACCCGGTCGAGCTCTACGGGGTGTTCGCCCAGGCGGGGCTGCGCCATGCCGAGGCCGACGCGCTGGTGGACACCACGACCCGGCTGCGCGGCTGGCGGGTGGCCCGCGAGGATCACACCCGTACGCTCGGCGTGCTCAACGCGGAGCGGCGGATCGGGCTGCGCCAGCACGCCGACTTCGGGGCCGTGCTGGCCCTGACCGGACTCGGCGGGCTGCCGGAGCCGTGGGCACTGGACCGCAAGGCGGCGTACGGCGTGACCCACGACGTCTTCCACCTCACGGACTGGGGCCGCAACCGGCAGCGGCTCTCCCCCGAACTCGCCGGCTATCTGCGGCTGTGGCTCCCCTCCTGGCTGGAGAACTGGCTGGAGGAGCAGCTGTGGGACCTGGCCGGCGAGTTGCTGGCCGTGACGGCCTGTCTGCCGCAGGCGCCGTACCCCGCACGGGCCTGGCAGCGGCTGGCCGGGGCCCGGGCGGCCGACGGCAGCGTGCCCGAGATCGGCGCCGCGCCCTCGTCCGGCGACCGGGCCGAGGCGTTCACGGCCTGCTACCACTCCACCCTGGTGACCGCGTTCGCCGCCACCCTCGCCCGTATCGCCTCCGACGAGGCCGAGGCCGGGCGCCCGGCCGGGGATACGGCGATGGCGGGCGGGCGGACCCCCTGCGAAAGCGAGACTGCCCCGTGA
- a CDS encoding MFS transporter, translating into MGRTADLGGRAAAGPRARRAPGPGYKWVALSNTTLGVLIASINMSIMLIALPDIFRGIGVDPLQPGNTSLLLWLIMSYLVVTAVLVVSFGRLGDMYGRTRMYNLGFAVFTVFSVLLSVTWQHGTAGALWLIAMRVLQGVGGAMLMANSNAILTDAFPARQRGLALGLNQVAGITGSFVGLVLGGLLGPVNWRLVFLVSVPFGVFGTAWAYLKLRDTGLRTPARPDWWGNLTFAAGLIALLAGITYGIQPYGGHTMGWGNPAVLAAMAGGVLLLAVFCVVETRVAAPMFRLGLFRIRAFTAGNLASLLASLGRGGLMFLLIIWLQGIWLPRHGYGFTETPLWAGIYMLPLTLGFLVAGPVSGWASDRFGARTFATGGMLLAAASFGALQALPVDFGYPGFALILLLNGIGMGLFAAPNRAAIMNSLPPDQRGVGAGISTTFQNSAMVLSIGIFFSLMITGLAGALPRALTSGLTAQGVPAADAARVAALPPVGVLFASLLGYNPVRTLLGPQVLDHLPPGHAAYLTGREFFPRLISQPFSDGLAVAFGFAIAACLIAAVASLLRGGRYVHDDGRVRHPADATTATSTTTATAAVPAPAAVAGTPGCGAAEGPAPAAGDATAATGPGAATRIDPPPPSPPPSPPPPSPPSRSP; encoded by the coding sequence GTGGGACGTACTGCTGATCTTGGTGGCCGGGCCGCCGCGGGCCCGCGGGCGCGCCGTGCGCCGGGGCCGGGCTACAAGTGGGTCGCCCTGTCGAACACGACCCTGGGCGTGCTGATCGCGTCCATCAACATGTCGATCATGCTGATCGCGCTGCCCGACATCTTCCGGGGCATCGGCGTGGACCCCCTGCAGCCGGGGAACACCAGCCTGCTGCTGTGGCTGATCATGAGCTACCTGGTGGTCACCGCCGTCCTGGTGGTCAGCTTCGGCAGGCTCGGCGACATGTACGGCCGGACCCGGATGTACAACCTGGGCTTCGCCGTCTTCACCGTCTTCTCCGTCCTGCTGTCGGTGACCTGGCAGCACGGCACGGCCGGCGCCCTGTGGCTGATCGCCATGCGGGTGCTGCAGGGCGTCGGCGGCGCCATGCTGATGGCCAACTCCAACGCGATCCTCACCGACGCCTTCCCCGCCCGGCAGCGCGGCCTCGCCCTCGGCCTGAACCAGGTCGCGGGCATCACCGGCTCCTTCGTCGGGCTGGTGCTCGGCGGTCTGCTCGGGCCGGTCAACTGGCGGCTGGTCTTCCTGGTGTCGGTGCCGTTCGGGGTGTTCGGCACCGCGTGGGCCTATCTGAAGCTGCGGGACACCGGCCTGCGCACCCCGGCCCGCCCCGACTGGTGGGGCAATCTCACCTTCGCGGCCGGACTGATCGCCCTGCTGGCCGGGATCACCTACGGCATCCAGCCGTACGGCGGGCACACCATGGGCTGGGGCAACCCCGCCGTGCTCGCCGCGATGGCGGGCGGGGTGCTGCTGCTGGCCGTCTTCTGCGTCGTCGAGACCAGGGTGGCGGCGCCGATGTTCCGGCTCGGGCTGTTCCGCATCCGCGCCTTCACCGCGGGCAACCTCGCCAGTCTGCTGGCCTCGCTCGGCCGCGGCGGGCTGATGTTCCTCCTCATCATCTGGCTGCAGGGGATCTGGCTGCCCCGGCACGGCTACGGCTTCACCGAGACGCCGCTGTGGGCCGGCATCTACATGCTGCCGCTGACGCTGGGGTTCCTGGTGGCCGGGCCGGTCTCCGGATGGGCCTCCGACCGGTTCGGGGCGCGGACCTTCGCCACCGGCGGGATGCTGCTCGCGGCCGCCTCGTTCGGCGCGCTGCAGGCCCTGCCGGTCGACTTCGGCTACCCCGGCTTCGCGCTGATCCTGCTGCTCAACGGCATCGGCATGGGCCTGTTCGCGGCGCCCAACCGGGCCGCCATCATGAACAGCCTGCCGCCCGACCAGCGCGGGGTGGGCGCCGGCATCAGCACCACCTTCCAGAACTCGGCCATGGTGCTGTCCATCGGCATCTTCTTCTCGCTGATGATCACGGGCCTGGCCGGGGCCCTGCCCCGCGCCCTCACCAGCGGACTGACCGCCCAGGGCGTCCCGGCGGCCGACGCCGCCAGGGTCGCGGCGCTGCCGCCGGTGGGCGTGCTGTTCGCCTCCCTGCTGGGCTACAACCCGGTCCGGACCCTGCTCGGCCCGCAGGTGCTCGACCACCTTCCGCCCGGGCACGCGGCGTATCTGACCGGCCGGGAGTTCTTCCCCCGGCTGATCTCCCAGCCGTTCTCCGACGGGCTGGCCGTGGCCTTCGGCTTCGCCATCGCCGCCTGCCTGATCGCCGCCGTCGCCTCGCTGCTGCGCGGCGGGCGGTACGTCCACGACGACGGCCGGGTCCGGCACCCGGCGGACGCGACGACCGCGACGAGCACGACGACCGCGACGGCGGCGGTGCCGGCGCCGGCCGCCGTGGCCGGGACGCCTGGGTGCGGGGCGGCGGAGGGCCCGGCCCCGGCCGCCGGGGATGCCACCGCGGCCACCGGCCCGGGCGCGGCCACCCGCATCGATCCGCCCCCACCCTCACCCCCACCCTCGCCTCCGCCGCCCTCGCCACCCTCCAGGAGCCCGTGA
- a CDS encoding MarR family winged helix-turn-helix transcriptional regulator, which yields MEQSDAPAGRPSPPGAEPAELAGRLRAVIQQLLPLLRGRQRHRNLTPSRTAALAALAAHGPLRISELAARMNIALSTTSRMVDLLDTCGWIARRPDPADQRASLISLSADGLALLRAVRRETTGVLRERIALLPPDRQRLLHEALPALEELVEGEQPPPRGEPSRPDRPRGAGGARGGDGTL from the coding sequence ATGGAGCAGTCCGACGCCCCGGCCGGGCGCCCGTCGCCGCCTGGGGCCGAACCGGCGGAACTGGCCGGGCGGCTGCGCGCGGTGATCCAGCAACTGCTGCCGCTGCTCCGCGGCCGGCAACGGCACCGGAACCTCACCCCGAGCCGTACGGCCGCCCTCGCGGCCCTCGCCGCCCACGGCCCGCTGCGCATCAGCGAACTCGCCGCGCGGATGAACATCGCCCTGTCCACCACCTCCCGCATGGTGGACCTGCTGGACACCTGCGGCTGGATCGCCCGCCGCCCCGACCCCGCCGACCAGCGCGCCAGCCTGATCAGCCTCAGCGCCGACGGGCTGGCGCTGCTGCGCGCCGTACGCCGGGAGACCACCGGCGTGCTCCGCGAACGCATCGCCCTGCTGCCCCCCGACCGGCAGCGGCTGCTGCACGAGGCGCTCCCCGCGCTGGAGGAACTGGTCGAGGGGGAGCAGCCGCCGCCCCGGGGGGAGCCGTCGCGCCCGGACCGGCCCCGGGGTGCGGGAG